A window of the Gossypium hirsutum isolate 1008001.06 chromosome A05, Gossypium_hirsutum_v2.1, whole genome shotgun sequence genome harbors these coding sequences:
- the LOC107961373 gene encoding WUSCHEL-related homeobox 3 yields the protein MFFENPFSQTTKLSNRGEKKRQIWEDRFLFCLSIMAPAGSSRWCPTPQQLMILEEMYRSGIRTPNANQIQQITSQLSLYGKIEGKNVFYWFQNHKARERLRLRKKLTKQLQQQQQLYHQLQHNPHFLHYLDSPASPAFQHLSCYNPASANLFPQAGIHDEGGKQVTNYTWNIDIPEKMDKNKAIMRMYGNDWLMMVDVGLPLSSLPCYSMISRPPLKTLELFPVTASNLKEECNNININNNNINSSNSLSSVSCNITPAKVPLSLP from the exons atgttttttgaGAACCCTTTTTCTCAAACCACAAAACTCTCTAATAGAGGGGAAAAGAAAAGACAGATTTGGGAGGATAGGTTCTTGTTTTGTCTCTCTATAATGGCTCCAGCGGGGTCTTCTAGGTGGTGCCCAACACCCCAACAACTTATGATATTAGAAGAGATGTATAGGAGTGGGATTAGAACCCCAAATGCCAACCAAATCCAACAAATCACTTCTCAGCTCTCTTTGTATGGCAAGATTGAAGGCAAGAATGTTTTTTATTGGTTTCAAAACCATAAGGCAAGAGAAAGACTGAGGCTTCGAAAGAAACTTACCAAGCAACTTCAACAACAACAGCAGCTTTATCATCAACTTCAACATAACCCCCATTTTCTTCACTACTTAGACTCTCCCGCCTCTCCTGCTTTTCAACATCTTTCTTGTTATAACCCTGCCTCCGCCAATCTTTTTCCtcag GCAGGGATTCATGATGAAGGAGGAAAGCAAGTGACGAACTATACGTGGAATATTGATATCCCAGAAAAAATGGACAAGAACAAGGCCATAATGAGAATGTATGGCAACGATTGGTTGATGATGGTTGATGTGGGGCTACCTTTATCATCATTACCATGCTACTCCATGATCTCCAGGCCGCCCCTTAAAACCCTTGAACTTTTCCCAGTCACTGCTTCAAATCTCAAGGAGGAGTGCAACAACATCAacatcaacaacaacaacatcaACTCTTCCAATTCTCTTTCTTCAGTTTCTTGTAACATCACTCCAGCTAAAGTACCCCTAAGCCTCCCTTAA